From one Cupriavidus oxalaticus genomic stretch:
- a CDS encoding H-NS family nucleoid-associated regulatory protein, with protein sequence MTAKTERAAAIRWIQNEMADYGLTMEELEAAGCFDPSPPPAPAPPPVVCYRNAAGQSWDGQGDMPDWLRRAVNAGQSVEFFRVE encoded by the coding sequence ATGACAGCAAAAACTGAGCGGGCGGCGGCGATCCGCTGGATCCAGAATGAGATGGCCGACTACGGGCTGACCATGGAGGAACTGGAAGCGGCGGGGTGCTTCGATCCCTCGCCGCCACCCGCACCCGCGCCCCCGCCTGTGGTCTGCTACCGCAACGCGGCGGGACAGAGTTGGGACGGGCAGGGCGACATGCCCGACTGGCTGCGGCGGGCGGTCAATGCGGGGCAGTCGGTGGAGTTTTTCCGGGTCGAGTAG
- a CDS encoding MFS transporter has product MNRPNTVVRPDKPSSILARLDRLPVMACHYVWAALLAANLMLEYYDNAIFAYASPTIKAHTNLSTEQIGLISSAFFIGMIIGALVGGRLSDRWGRRSVLVWTTVLYSLGALATAFAPTYETILASRVVTGIGVQAATSVLLVYIAEMFPGKARGRFVSIVTIGFVVSGIGAAALAMFYLPHSSTGAWRNLFLAGSIGLLIAPLARFILPESVRWCVSRGWSDRAERIVRELEARALRRGPLDEPGIAATQQNAAAPTLRDLINDKAVLRTIAVLTLGYFGATLAYYLFGQWGVYSLVYSLKYSEEDAYFILFLWNVIYGVTPFVAMLFLDRYERKSTILVVSVLSALPLVVLGISATNWTVIGAGGLASIITGLVVNAYYTYIPETIPTQLRALGSGIVISGGRFGGAAAGVLGAALFSASGMAGVMLAAAACYIVFSIPVALFGPRTTNRSLEAVTDEGSGAANGARQSPDTPMAA; this is encoded by the coding sequence ATGAATCGTCCCAATACGGTCGTCAGACCGGATAAGCCATCCAGCATTCTTGCGAGGCTTGACCGCCTGCCGGTGATGGCTTGCCACTACGTCTGGGCCGCGCTGCTCGCGGCCAACCTGATGCTGGAGTATTACGACAACGCCATCTTTGCCTACGCCAGTCCGACGATCAAAGCCCATACCAATCTGAGTACGGAGCAGATCGGCCTCATCAGCAGCGCGTTTTTCATCGGGATGATCATCGGAGCGCTGGTGGGAGGAAGACTGTCTGACAGATGGGGACGACGCTCGGTGCTGGTATGGACCACCGTCCTGTACTCGCTGGGCGCGTTGGCGACGGCGTTCGCGCCTACCTACGAGACCATACTGGCCTCCCGCGTCGTCACGGGTATCGGCGTGCAGGCCGCCACATCGGTGCTGCTTGTCTATATCGCCGAGATGTTTCCCGGCAAGGCTCGTGGCCGCTTCGTCTCCATCGTGACGATCGGGTTCGTGGTCTCCGGCATCGGGGCTGCGGCGCTGGCGATGTTCTATCTCCCGCACAGCAGTACCGGTGCCTGGCGCAACCTGTTCCTGGCTGGCAGCATCGGCCTGCTGATTGCGCCCCTGGCACGCTTCATCCTGCCGGAATCGGTGCGCTGGTGTGTCTCGCGCGGGTGGTCCGACCGCGCCGAACGCATCGTCAGAGAACTGGAAGCACGCGCACTGCGCCGCGGTCCGCTCGACGAACCCGGAATTGCCGCAACTCAACAGAACGCCGCAGCACCAACGCTACGCGACCTCATCAACGACAAGGCCGTTCTGCGAACCATAGCCGTTCTCACGCTCGGCTATTTCGGCGCCACCTTGGCCTACTACCTGTTCGGGCAGTGGGGCGTCTACTCGCTCGTGTACAGCCTCAAGTACTCCGAGGAAGATGCGTATTTCATCCTGTTCCTATGGAACGTGATTTATGGCGTCACGCCGTTCGTCGCCATGCTGTTTCTCGACCGGTATGAACGCAAGTCCACCATCCTTGTCGTGTCCGTGCTCAGCGCCCTGCCGTTGGTCGTGCTCGGCATCTCGGCCACCAACTGGACGGTGATCGGTGCGGGCGGTCTCGCGTCCATCATCACCGGGCTCGTTGTCAATGCGTACTACACCTATATTCCGGAGACGATTCCGACGCAGCTGCGCGCCCTGGGCAGCGGCATCGTGATTTCCGGCGGGCGGTTCGGCGGAGCGGCCGCCGGCGTCCTGGGCGCCGCGCTGTTCTCGGCAAGCGGCATGGCGGGCGTAATGCTCGCGGCGGCAGCCTGCTACATCGTCTTCTCCATCCCCGTTGCCCTGTTCGGCCCGCGCACGACCAACCGCTCGCTGGAAGCCGTTACCGACGAAGGGTCCGGCGCTGCAAACGGAGCGCGCCAATCCCCGGACACGCCCATGGCCGCCTGA
- a CDS encoding RidA family protein, whose translation MKRQMINPGLAQARHYDQLHFSSATRVGDMIWVSGQVGFDLATATVGQGMEAQARQAFENLKTVLEAAGASMADIVEIMTFHTDLRGDIQAFVKVKDEYLPDRYPSWTGVGVSQLARPEFLVEIRAIAVAGCGAG comes from the coding sequence ATGAAACGACAAATGATCAATCCCGGCCTCGCGCAGGCAAGGCACTACGACCAGCTTCATTTCTCGTCGGCGACCCGTGTCGGCGACATGATCTGGGTGTCCGGCCAGGTGGGCTTCGATCTGGCGACAGCCACGGTGGGCCAGGGAATGGAAGCGCAGGCCCGGCAGGCATTTGAAAATCTGAAGACGGTCCTCGAAGCCGCGGGAGCCAGCATGGCCGACATCGTGGAGATCATGACTTTCCACACCGACCTGCGCGGCGACATCCAGGCGTTTGTGAAGGTCAAGGATGAATACCTCCCCGACCGCTATCCCTCGTGGACAGGCGTGGGCGTAAGCCAGCTGGCCCGCCCCGAGTTCCTCGTCGAGATACGCGCCATTGCGGTCGCCGGCTGCGGCGCCGGCTGA
- the phaC gene encoding class I poly(R)-hydroxyalkanoic acid synthase, translating into MPPRLYHSDALFQAYFRAAQDWANVLTLAPAIAAENGDRRFQAPEWHEHPWYGALKQAYSANSRWLAAMVEAIDLGDTEKQKLRFFTGQLIDMMCPANFAATNPEAARQALESGGESLRAGLANLLSDLERGRIAITDEAAFEVGRNVAVSQGSVVFECELMQLIQYAPLTSHVASRPLVIVPPCVNKFYILDLQPANSFVRFACEQGYTVFLVSWRNPCLELKDTSWDDYLEQGVMQAIDVALEISGADQANTLGWCIGGTLLASALAVMRARSEAKVASMTLLTTLLDFEEPGDLGAFVSAPVVSHYEQAIGGGGILRGKDLGFVFQLLRANDLVWPYVVNNYLKGQQPEPFDLLYWNADTTNLPGPMFAWLLRNGYLENRLCEPDRLAVCGQMLDLGKVDMPSYILAAQSDHLVPWRSAYRATQLLGGDSQFVLGASGHIAGVINPPSAGKRNFWAGKKPGANADEWLSRAEAIPGSWWIHWSQWLRRHAGKKMPAPAGPGNDRHRPLERAPGRYVRVRHD; encoded by the coding sequence ATGCCCCCCCGGCTTTACCATTCGGACGCGCTATTCCAGGCATATTTCAGGGCTGCTCAGGACTGGGCCAATGTGCTGACCCTTGCTCCGGCTATCGCGGCTGAAAACGGCGACCGCAGGTTCCAGGCGCCGGAATGGCACGAGCATCCGTGGTACGGCGCACTCAAGCAGGCCTACTCGGCCAACTCGCGCTGGCTGGCCGCGATGGTCGAGGCCATCGACCTCGGTGACACGGAGAAGCAAAAGCTGCGCTTCTTCACCGGCCAGCTCATTGACATGATGTGCCCCGCAAACTTCGCCGCTACCAACCCCGAAGCCGCCAGGCAGGCGCTGGAATCAGGCGGTGAAAGCCTGCGCGCCGGCCTCGCCAACCTGCTCTCGGACCTGGAGCGCGGCCGCATCGCTATCACCGACGAGGCAGCGTTCGAAGTTGGGCGCAACGTGGCCGTCTCGCAGGGATCGGTGGTGTTCGAATGCGAGCTCATGCAACTGATCCAGTACGCGCCGCTGACCAGCCACGTGGCATCGAGGCCGCTGGTGATCGTGCCGCCCTGCGTCAACAAGTTCTATATACTCGATCTCCAGCCTGCCAATTCATTCGTACGCTTCGCCTGTGAGCAGGGGTACACCGTCTTCCTGGTGTCGTGGCGCAACCCGTGCCTGGAGCTGAAGGATACGAGTTGGGACGACTATCTCGAGCAAGGGGTCATGCAGGCTATCGACGTCGCGCTGGAAATCAGCGGCGCCGACCAAGCGAATACGCTTGGCTGGTGCATCGGCGGCACCCTGCTGGCATCGGCGCTGGCGGTGATGCGAGCGCGCTCGGAAGCGAAGGTGGCCAGCATGACCTTGCTCACCACTCTGCTGGATTTCGAGGAGCCGGGCGATCTCGGAGCGTTTGTCAGCGCTCCGGTCGTCAGCCACTACGAGCAGGCCATTGGCGGCGGCGGCATTCTGCGGGGCAAGGACCTCGGCTTCGTGTTCCAGCTGCTGCGAGCCAACGACCTCGTCTGGCCCTACGTGGTCAACAACTATCTCAAGGGGCAGCAACCAGAGCCGTTTGATCTGCTCTACTGGAATGCGGACACGACCAACCTGCCGGGGCCGATGTTTGCCTGGCTGTTGCGCAACGGTTACCTGGAAAACAGGCTATGCGAACCTGACCGGCTGGCTGTGTGCGGGCAGATGCTGGATCTGGGAAAGGTCGACATGCCCAGCTACATTCTCGCCGCGCAGAGCGACCACCTGGTGCCTTGGCGATCGGCGTACCGCGCCACGCAACTTCTGGGCGGCGACTCACAGTTCGTACTCGGCGCCAGCGGCCATATTGCCGGCGTCATCAATCCTCCGTCCGCCGGCAAGCGCAATTTTTGGGCAGGGAAAAAGCCCGGCGCGAACGCTGACGAATGGTTGTCGCGCGCGGAAGCGATACCCGGGAGCTGGTGGATACACTGGAGCCAGTGGCTGCGTCGCCATGCCGGGAAGAAGATGCCGGCGCCGGCGGGGCCGGGCAATGACCGCCACCGGCCGCTCGAACGGGCGCCTGGGCGCTATGTCAGGGTTCGCCACGACTGA
- a CDS encoding NAD(P)/FAD-dependent oxidoreductase has product MTEDFKTYRTLGGWIEKPADLQPPLEGHTNANVVIVGAGFAGLCAALELARHRVKVVVLEREFCGYGASSRNAGYLAGGQGLKLDRFLKRAGHEKAKQIVRFYQDGVSFAEGKFAEYGIDCDYNQSGLIRAGIDPSQEGRVRDDMRISAELGCPSEYLDQAEMRARGIPPAFLFGSYVSNGGTLDPGKYVLGLRRAALRAGVTIHENTPLLSFTEGPVVKVQTPRGSVSAPVMILATNAYTPQLGPLADKVVPLRLSAMETEPLSPVQLAALGWHRREGITTMLWVMESHRLTARNTLVVTTKRLRYPFGSQTPDVPEHAQYRALRMALHDRFPPLRGIAIRRCWSGYISYADDGLPVIGTTRADRNIYYAAGCSGHGVGTQGMVGHMLAERICGIENPLLAMLMQHSPPTTLPEPLRWFALNAALKVASRLDERSNRKARAA; this is encoded by the coding sequence GTGACTGAAGACTTCAAGACATATCGAACGCTGGGCGGCTGGATAGAAAAGCCGGCCGATCTGCAGCCACCGCTCGAGGGCCACACCAACGCCAATGTGGTCATCGTCGGCGCCGGCTTTGCCGGCCTTTGCGCGGCGCTGGAGCTTGCCCGGCACCGCGTGAAGGTGGTCGTCCTCGAACGCGAATTCTGCGGCTATGGAGCGAGCAGCCGCAACGCGGGCTATCTCGCCGGCGGTCAGGGACTCAAGCTCGACCGTTTCCTCAAGCGCGCAGGCCATGAGAAAGCGAAGCAGATCGTGCGCTTCTACCAGGACGGCGTCAGCTTCGCCGAAGGCAAGTTCGCGGAGTACGGGATCGACTGTGACTACAACCAGTCGGGACTGATCCGTGCCGGCATCGACCCCTCGCAGGAAGGCAGGGTGCGCGACGATATGCGCATCAGCGCCGAACTCGGATGCCCATCGGAATATCTGGACCAGGCCGAGATGCGCGCACGTGGCATCCCGCCAGCGTTCCTGTTCGGCAGCTACGTGTCGAACGGCGGCACGCTCGATCCCGGCAAGTACGTCCTGGGCCTGCGGCGCGCGGCCCTGCGGGCAGGCGTCACGATCCACGAGAACACGCCGTTGCTGTCCTTCACCGAAGGACCAGTCGTCAAGGTGCAGACGCCGCGCGGCAGTGTCAGCGCGCCGGTCATGATCCTGGCCACCAACGCCTATACGCCCCAGCTCGGCCCGCTCGCGGACAAGGTGGTGCCGTTGCGGCTCTCGGCCATGGAGACCGAACCGCTTTCCCCCGTCCAGCTGGCAGCGCTTGGGTGGCATCGTCGCGAAGGCATCACCACCATGCTCTGGGTCATGGAGAGCCATCGCCTGACGGCGCGCAACACGCTGGTCGTGACGACCAAGCGCCTGCGCTACCCGTTCGGCTCGCAGACGCCGGATGTGCCGGAGCACGCCCAGTACCGGGCGCTGCGGATGGCCCTGCACGACCGCTTTCCACCCTTGAGGGGTATCGCCATCCGGCGCTGCTGGAGCGGCTACATCAGCTATGCCGACGATGGCCTGCCGGTGATCGGCACCACCCGAGCGGACCGGAACATCTACTACGCGGCGGGATGCTCCGGCCACGGCGTCGGCACACAGGGCATGGTCGGACACATGCTGGCCGAGAGGATCTGCGGCATCGAGAACCCGCTGCTTGCGATGCTGATGCAACACAGCCCGCCCACGACGCTGCCCGAGCCGCTGCGCTGGTTCGCGCTGAACGCCGCCCTGAAGGTCGCAAGCAGGCTCGATGAACGCTCGAACCGCAAGGCGCGCGCCGCATGA
- a CDS encoding flavin monoamine oxidase family protein has protein sequence MTDLYDVAVIGAGFAGVTAARDLSMAGHSVVLLEARDRIGGRTWWGKALGLHLDLGGTYVHWTQAHVWRELKRYGIGLAKPMPVTRAYWYADGVVHAGTWEQLHQLTAPLVARFFADARTHFPQVDDLAAADVGAIDKQTIGDRLDALELSAHDRDLLVNAMSILVCAEHEQGLAQLLFWCAICFGSWSAFKEIAGHWPIEGGTGRLIDAMSAESAAELRLSTPVAAVDDNGHEVIVTTRDGERIRARRAVVALPLNLLSELSVTPALPQPVRAMIEQKNPILPSKIWVRVKGEIEPFVIYAPAGKHPINTAHAERRDDGDTLVVCFCADASTLDGNDREAVQQALRDFIPDIEVVDTVCQDWANDPFSKGGWMHHRPGNLTHAAPLMRQPHGRIHFAGADIAPIGVGGIDGAIETGTRAAADVARALDGAGHR, from the coding sequence ATGACAGATCTGTACGATGTCGCCGTGATTGGCGCTGGCTTCGCAGGCGTGACTGCCGCACGGGACCTCAGCATGGCAGGCCATTCGGTGGTCCTGCTCGAGGCGCGTGACCGGATTGGCGGCCGGACCTGGTGGGGAAAGGCCCTCGGCCTGCACCTCGATCTGGGCGGCACCTACGTGCACTGGACCCAGGCGCATGTGTGGCGCGAACTCAAGCGCTATGGCATCGGGCTGGCCAAACCGATGCCGGTGACCAGGGCCTACTGGTACGCCGACGGCGTGGTGCACGCCGGGACGTGGGAGCAACTCCACCAACTGACCGCGCCGCTGGTCGCCCGCTTCTTTGCCGATGCCCGGACGCACTTTCCCCAGGTGGATGACCTCGCAGCCGCCGATGTCGGCGCGATCGACAAGCAGACCATCGGCGACCGGCTTGACGCGCTTGAACTCTCCGCGCACGACCGTGACCTGCTGGTCAACGCGATGTCCATCCTGGTTTGTGCCGAACACGAGCAGGGGCTCGCGCAACTGCTGTTCTGGTGCGCGATCTGCTTCGGCAGCTGGAGCGCGTTCAAGGAAATCGCCGGGCACTGGCCGATCGAGGGCGGCACCGGCCGCCTGATCGACGCCATGAGCGCCGAGTCGGCCGCCGAGTTGCGCCTCTCGACGCCGGTGGCCGCTGTCGATGACAACGGGCATGAGGTCATCGTGACCACCCGCGATGGAGAGCGTATCCGGGCCCGGCGCGCCGTGGTGGCATTGCCGCTGAATCTGCTGAGCGAGCTTTCCGTCACGCCTGCACTGCCGCAACCCGTGCGCGCCATGATCGAGCAAAAGAACCCGATCCTGCCCAGCAAGATCTGGGTACGGGTCAAGGGCGAGATCGAGCCCTTCGTAATCTATGCGCCGGCGGGCAAGCATCCCATCAATACCGCCCATGCCGAACGGCGCGACGATGGCGATACGCTGGTGGTGTGCTTCTGCGCCGATGCCTCAACGCTGGACGGGAATGACCGCGAGGCAGTACAGCAGGCGCTGCGGGACTTTATCCCGGACATCGAAGTGGTGGACACGGTCTGCCAGGATTGGGCGAACGACCCGTTCTCCAAAGGCGGATGGATGCATCACCGCCCCGGCAATCTGACGCACGCAGCTCCCTTGATGCGACAACCCCACGGCCGCATCCACTTCGCGGGAGCGGACATCGCACCGATCGGGGTTGGCGGCATCGACGGTGCCATCGAGACCGGCACCAGGGCTGCCGCTGACGTCGCCCGCGCTTTGGATGGCGCTGGCCACCGCTGA
- a CDS encoding phytanoyl-CoA dioxygenase family protein, with protein sequence MLTSPSQREAFRHDGAVLVENCLDPTQLAQCYEAFKWNVANPGPYHFRSLDGTSLQTHIDNANPVVKDKLDDLVTTLPFGRIFQELWGSEHVWYFAEEVFAKEGGQSGRGPWHQDTANLPWAGQHWGNAWITFQAIPKKNSLEIVRGSHLGIQYDGASFANADDPTDPLYGDGTLPRLPYIDKELAEDPNAWDVLSWGVTPGDVVFLHPRSLHGGAAVDAGCPTRHTLVLRFFGDDATFRALPLSNPRYARNGPLFREEMARLNEGEPFRSPVFRQIA encoded by the coding sequence ATGCTCACCAGCCCATCCCAACGAGAGGCGTTTCGCCATGACGGCGCCGTACTGGTAGAGAACTGCCTCGACCCGACGCAGCTCGCGCAGTGCTACGAGGCGTTCAAGTGGAACGTCGCCAACCCGGGGCCGTATCACTTCCGCTCGCTGGACGGCACCAGCCTGCAGACCCACATCGATAACGCCAATCCGGTCGTCAAGGACAAGCTTGACGATCTGGTCACGACGCTGCCGTTCGGAAGGATATTCCAGGAGCTATGGGGATCGGAGCATGTCTGGTATTTCGCCGAGGAGGTGTTCGCCAAGGAAGGTGGCCAAAGCGGCCGCGGGCCGTGGCATCAGGACACGGCGAACCTCCCGTGGGCCGGCCAGCACTGGGGCAACGCGTGGATCACCTTCCAGGCCATTCCCAAGAAGAATTCGCTGGAGATAGTTCGCGGCTCCCATCTCGGCATCCAGTACGACGGGGCCAGTTTCGCGAATGCCGATGACCCGACCGATCCGCTGTACGGCGACGGCACCCTGCCCCGCCTGCCGTATATCGACAAGGAACTCGCCGAAGATCCCAATGCGTGGGACGTGCTCTCCTGGGGCGTGACGCCTGGCGACGTCGTCTTCCTGCATCCGCGTTCGCTGCACGGAGGCGCCGCCGTCGACGCCGGCTGTCCGACCCGCCATACCCTGGTGCTGCGCTTCTTCGGTGACGACGCGACATTCCGCGCCCTGCCTCTATCGAACCCGCGCTATGCCCGCAACGGGCCCCTCTTCAGGGAAGAAATGGCCAGGCTCAATGAAGGCGAGCCGTTCCGCTCGCCTGTCTTCCGCCAGATCGCCTGA
- a CDS encoding Zn-ribbon domain-containing OB-fold protein: MSPPTISPPQPGPAKPVPAPLPATRPFWEGAQAGELRVQLCDCCGKHVLYPRLRCPSCGADALSWVRASGRARLYSYVISHLAMPGWAGETPYVIAVVELEEGPRMMSSLVGVPADPAHLALDMPLEVAFEPRGETMLPVFKPMGAA, translated from the coding sequence ATGAGTCCGCCCACCATCAGTCCGCCCCAGCCAGGCCCCGCCAAACCGGTCCCCGCGCCGCTGCCCGCGACACGGCCCTTCTGGGAAGGCGCGCAGGCCGGAGAGCTGCGCGTCCAACTGTGTGACTGCTGCGGCAAGCACGTGCTTTATCCGCGGCTGCGCTGCCCGTCGTGCGGCGCCGATGCGCTGTCGTGGGTACGCGCCAGCGGCCGCGCACGCCTGTACTCCTATGTGATCAGCCACCTGGCGATGCCCGGCTGGGCCGGCGAGACGCCCTACGTCATTGCCGTGGTCGAACTGGAAGAGGGGCCGCGCATGATGTCGAGCCTGGTTGGCGTCCCCGCCGACCCCGCGCACCTGGCGCTGGATATGCCGCTGGAGGTCGCGTTCGAGCCGCGTGGCGAGACGATGTTGCCGGTGTTCAAGCCGATGGGGGCTGCATGA
- a CDS encoding acyl-CoA synthetase — MEQLNWSYLGDHARAHPERLAVINGTTGASMTYAELEERSNQLAHYLHELGLRPGDHIAMVLENNMRCFEIGWAAQRAGLLLTPVNRFLTPDEAAYIIADSTSKAVISSWAMRDLAAGLNDRMPDCPVRLMVDGVIEGWSAYEDAVAPCPTAPLKHEALGALMLYSSGTTGRPKGIIRAQHSHDVRDYVDPFRRKLYGAYGFFDGMIYLSTAPLYHSAPLAWALQTAAIGGTTVFMEKFDAAESLALIERYRVTHSQWVPTMFVRLLKLTEPERRAHDLSSMRFAVHAAAPCPRDVKLGMIEWWGPIIHEYYGATEGCGMTQIDSAEYLSHPGSVGRATLGVIHICDDDGNELPTGESGLIYFERDRVPFQYHNDPEKTRAACHPIHPTWTAVGDMGYVDGDGYLYLTDRKTFMIISGGVNIYPQAIEDALVTHPKVQDAGVIGVPDAEMGESVKAIIEPAPGIAPTAELAEELVAYLRGKVARYMIPRSVAFIDTMPRLPTGKLYKQALRDKFGKEPSA, encoded by the coding sequence ATGGAACAACTCAACTGGTCTTACCTCGGCGACCACGCGCGCGCCCATCCCGAGCGCCTCGCCGTCATCAACGGCACCACCGGGGCTTCAATGACCTACGCCGAACTCGAGGAGCGCTCCAACCAGCTGGCGCACTACCTGCACGAGCTCGGCCTGCGCCCCGGCGACCATATCGCGATGGTGCTGGAAAACAATATGCGCTGCTTCGAGATCGGCTGGGCAGCGCAACGTGCAGGGCTGCTGCTGACGCCGGTCAACCGCTTCCTCACCCCTGACGAAGCCGCCTACATCATTGCCGACAGCACCTCCAAGGCAGTCATCAGTTCATGGGCGATGCGCGACCTCGCCGCCGGACTGAACGACCGCATGCCGGATTGCCCGGTGCGCCTGATGGTGGATGGGGTGATCGAGGGATGGTCCGCCTATGAGGATGCCGTCGCGCCCTGCCCCACGGCGCCGCTCAAGCATGAAGCGCTCGGCGCGCTGATGCTGTACAGCTCCGGCACCACCGGCCGGCCCAAGGGCATCATCCGCGCCCAGCACTCGCATGACGTGCGCGACTATGTCGATCCCTTCCGCCGCAAGCTGTACGGGGCTTACGGCTTCTTTGATGGCATGATCTACCTGTCCACCGCGCCGCTGTACCACTCGGCGCCGCTGGCATGGGCGCTGCAGACCGCGGCCATCGGCGGGACCACGGTCTTCATGGAGAAATTCGATGCAGCTGAGTCGCTGGCGCTGATCGAACGCTACCGCGTCACGCACAGCCAGTGGGTGCCGACAATGTTCGTGCGCCTGCTCAAGCTGACCGAGCCCGAACGCCGGGCGCATGACCTCTCCAGCATGCGGTTCGCCGTCCACGCCGCCGCGCCGTGCCCGCGGGATGTCAAGCTCGGCATGATCGAATGGTGGGGCCCTATCATCCACGAGTACTATGGCGCGACCGAAGGTTGCGGCATGACCCAGATCGACAGCGCCGAGTACCTGTCGCACCCCGGCTCTGTCGGACGCGCAACGCTGGGCGTCATCCACATCTGCGACGATGACGGCAACGAACTGCCAACCGGAGAGAGCGGCCTGATCTACTTCGAGCGCGACAGGGTACCGTTCCAGTACCACAACGACCCGGAGAAGACCCGTGCGGCCTGCCATCCCATCCATCCGACCTGGACGGCCGTGGGCGACATGGGCTACGTGGACGGCGACGGTTACCTGTACCTGACGGACCGCAAGACCTTCATGATCATTTCGGGCGGCGTGAACATCTATCCGCAGGCGATCGAGGACGCGCTGGTCACCCATCCGAAAGTCCAGGACGCCGGCGTGATCGGCGTGCCGGACGCCGAGATGGGCGAATCGGTCAAGGCGATTATCGAGCCCGCGCCTGGCATAGCGCCCACCGCCGAGCTGGCGGAGGAACTGGTCGCCTATCTGCGCGGCAAGGTCGCCAGATACATGATCCCGAGGTCCGTGGCATTTATCGACACCATGCCCCGCCTGCCGACGGGCAAGCTGTACAAGCAGGCGCTGCGCGACAAATTTGGCAAGGAGCCGTCAGCCTGA
- a CDS encoding thiolase C-terminal domain-containing protein encodes MRKLSETIAIVGAAETDLGALPHLSEMDLRADAAHKALAECGLTLADVDGITSAVDSPIDVAHYLGITPTWYDGTSVGGCSFMLHVRHAAAAIRAGLCSTVLVLHGQSGRSRVGWPPRATPPFSITGQFEAPYGAGAPPNTFTLPVMRYMKETGTTHEQLAEVVAAQSHWAEGNPRASRNKRLTAQEVMAAPMIAYPFTKLECCVVTDGGGALVVTSADRARDLKTAGKPVYLLGSGEAADSPLVSMMDDMTSSKAFRLSSQQAFAESGLAHADIDHLMIYDAFAHLPLYGLADLGFVARGEAGQFIQAGHTRPGGKLPMNTNGGGILYTHTGMYGMFAILEAVRQLRGEAFRQVDKVRTSFVQGVGGYFTSASALVLSNELQ; translated from the coding sequence ATGCGCAAACTTTCCGAGACAATCGCCATCGTCGGCGCCGCAGAAACTGATTTGGGCGCACTGCCGCACTTGTCCGAGATGGACCTGCGCGCCGACGCCGCGCACAAGGCCCTGGCCGAATGCGGCCTGACCTTGGCCGACGTCGACGGCATCACCAGCGCTGTCGACAGTCCGATCGACGTCGCCCACTACCTTGGCATCACGCCCACGTGGTACGACGGCACCTCGGTCGGCGGCTGTTCCTTCATGCTCCATGTGCGCCACGCCGCTGCTGCCATCCGCGCCGGCCTGTGCTCGACTGTGCTGGTTCTGCATGGGCAATCGGGTCGCTCGCGCGTGGGCTGGCCGCCGCGCGCCACGCCGCCCTTCTCCATCACCGGCCAGTTCGAAGCCCCCTACGGCGCCGGCGCCCCGCCCAATACCTTCACGCTGCCGGTGATGCGGTACATGAAGGAAACCGGCACCACGCACGAACAACTGGCCGAGGTCGTGGCCGCGCAAAGCCATTGGGCCGAAGGCAATCCTCGCGCCAGCCGCAACAAGCGCCTGACCGCCCAGGAGGTGATGGCCGCACCGATGATCGCCTACCCGTTCACCAAACTGGAGTGCTGCGTGGTCACCGATGGCGGCGGCGCGCTGGTGGTCACCTCGGCCGACCGAGCCCGCGACCTGAAGACAGCGGGCAAGCCGGTCTACCTGCTGGGTTCCGGCGAAGCGGCCGACAGCCCGCTGGTTTCGATGATGGACGACATGACCAGCTCGAAGGCATTCCGCCTGTCGAGCCAGCAGGCTTTTGCCGAATCCGGGCTGGCCCATGCCGACATCGACCACCTGATGATCTATGACGCCTTCGCCCACCTGCCGCTGTACGGGCTAGCCGACCTGGGCTTCGTGGCGCGCGGCGAAGCCGGGCAGTTCATCCAGGCCGGGCATACCCGGCCGGGCGGGAAGCTGCCGATGAACACCAACGGCGGCGGCATCCTCTACACGCACACCGGCATGTACGGCATGTTCGCCATCCTGGAGGCCGTGCGCCAGTTGCGCGGCGAAGCGTTCCGGCAGGTCGACAAAGTCCGCACGAGCTTCGTGCAGGGGGTCGGCGGTTACTTCACGTCGGCTTCGGCGCTGGTGCTGTCCAACGAACTGCAATAA